In the Theobroma cacao cultivar B97-61/B2 chromosome 1, Criollo_cocoa_genome_V2, whole genome shotgun sequence genome, one interval contains:
- the LOC18614147 gene encoding uncharacterized protein LOC18614147 has protein sequence MALDNKTNTLEARIDNRGDESDPESEEDLEELESDVKKMAEKILEYRATIPDQLKTTLDSILSSQRPNLPGIDDGSEPGPSGEHNADSEAIELDKEQRTEEKIRLLREKISSNISAMPVVLKRMKECIARIEKVDSSNGIIHPAFKKRKIS, from the exons ATGGCCCTAGACAACAAAACCAATACTCTAGAGGCGCGCATTGACAATCGAGGAGACGAATCGGATCCGGAATCCGAAGAGGACTTGGAGGAGCTGGAATCGGATGTGAAGAAAATGGCGGAGAAGATTCTAGAATACAGAGCCACTATTCCAGATCAGCTCAAAACCACTCTTGATTCAATTCTCTCTTCTCAAAGACCCAATTTGCCCGGCATCGATGACGGGTCCGAGCCTGGACCATCCGGAGAGCATAATGCAG ATTCAGAAGCGATTGAATTAGATAAAGAGCAAAGGACGGAAGAGAAGATTCGATTACTTagagaaaaaatttcaagtaaTATTTCAGCTATGCCAGTTGTTTTGAAGAGGATGAAAGAGTGTATTGCCAGGATTGAGAAGGTTGACTCTTCCAATGGCATTATACATCCAGcttttaaaaagagaaaaatcagtTGA